The Thermoleophilaceae bacterium genome contains the following window.
TCGTCTCGGCGGATCCCGGATGCGCGCCGGTGTAGGCGAAGCGGATCGAGTTGCCGTAGACGTCGTACTTCGCGTATGGCCGCTGATGCTTCGCCCCACGCAGGAGGGTGCGCGCCTTGCTCCACGTCTTCAGGTCGCGCGTCGTGGAGAAGGTGGGCTGCCAGTTGCCCCCGCGCCAGAAGAGATACAGGCGCCCGTTCATCCAAACCGGATTCGGATACGTGTAGCCGAGTGACCCGGGCGAGTTCACCGGCACGCTGCGCTCGGAGCTCCAGGCGTTCACGCCGCCCGGCTTCTGGCTCACGCGGAACCACATGTGCGTGTTGCGCTGAAGCCGGCCTGAGTGCGGCGAGTAGAAAGCCACGAGCCGACCGTCCGGCAGCGTGGTGAGCGACGGGTTGGAGTGATCGTCGCTCGGCAATGTTGCGTGGAGCCGTGCCTGCGACATCGCGCCCGTCGGGAGCGAGATGCGACCAACCTCCACATTGCCCTCGCTCGTGATCCAGCCCACGTACACGTCGCTGCCGATCGCGATGGCGCGCGGATCGCCGAACCAGGACCACCCGCCGCCGGCCACGGTGAGCGTGGATGCCGCCGCTGACGATGGCACGAGCGCGCAGCCGAGTAGCAGCAGCAGCAGGAGTCGAGATTTCTTCACCGCTTCAGGCTAAGGCCACGAGCGGTCGGCGGCCGTCCGTTCGAACTACTCGGTCAGGGTGTGTGAACTACTGGTGATATAGCCGACCGCGCGGGCTGGACGCGAACCGGCCGCCGGCCGCTGATGCCACGCAGCGATGCCGGGGGCTTCGTGGCGAGTATCCAGTGGGCGAGCTCGCGTCCCACGATCTCGCTCCCGCGCGCGTTGAGGTTGTAGCCGTTTGCCCCGCGCAGCGACGGGTCGGTGCCGAGCAGCTCCGCGTAGTCGAGCTCCGCCGCTCCGCAGCGCTCGGCCGCCGCGTGCAGGTGAGCTGCCGTGCGTGCGCAGACCGGCAGCTGCTTTGGGTACGGGTACACCCGCGGGAACGGGTGCATCAGCGCAACGCGCGCCTCGGGCCATTCCCGCGAGACCTCGCGGAGGAAGCGCTCGAGCGCCTCGCTGCCGTGCCACTCGTGCGCGGGACGACCGATCACCCGGACCACGGGGCGCAGCGGGCGGTACACGCTGAACACCCGGTGCCCGAGCCGGCGCCCGAGATCGCAGCGGAGCTTCATGATCGTCGGGGTATCGGGAAGGATCAACCGGCGCGCGTAGCTGGTGCCGACATGGACCACGATCACGTCCGGGTCCCCGGCGAGATCCGCCCGCCGGCGGAGCAGGTCCATGTCCGGTAGGTCCTCGAACAGCACGGCGAAGTAGTGCGCGAAGTCCATCCCCACGCCGTGCTGGAGGAGCGTTTCGGCCGTCGCGCGCGGAAAGCCGAGCGGGGCGCGGAAGTCGTGGGAGCACTCCATGCTCCGCAGGCTGCAGTCGCCCACGTGGAGCATCCGGACCGTCGGCAGGCCGGGCCGCGCGGTGCCGCGCCAGGCGCGCACGGGGTCGGCAACCGGCGGGCCGACCACGGCCCGGTATGCACGCCGCGCGACGCGCCGCGGAGTGAGTACCTGAGTCCTCACCTCGATTCGAGTATGTACGCAACATTCGCTCGCGGCAAGCCCCTCGCTAGTCTGCGTGCGCCATGTCCGCCTCCCTCCTTGACGAGCTCATCGACTGGCTGCGGATCCCCTCGATCTCCACAGGCGGCGGCGATCCCGCAGACATCGCTCGCGCGGCCGATTGGGTGTGCGAGCGGGTCGAAGCCGCCGGCGGCAGCGCGGAGGCCGACACGCAGCTTGGTGGCAACCCGCTCGCGGTCGGCGAGCTGCGCGCAACCAGTGGCGACGCTCCCACGGTCCTCATCTACGGCCACTACGACGTGCAGTCGGTGGGTGACGAGAGCGCATGGACCACGCCGCCTTTTGAGCCCCACATCCGCGACGGCCGCATCTACGCGCGCGGCGCCGCGGACGACAAGGGCAACTTCCTGCCGCTCCTGCATGTGGCGTGCGAGCTGGCGCGCGAGGGCGCGCTTCCGGTGAACGTGCGCGTGCTCGTGGAGGGCGAGGAGGAGGCTGGAAGCGAGGCGGTGGCCAAGTGGATCGCGGCCGACGACCGACGCGCCGACTGCGCGCTGGTGTTCGACGGCGGCATGGCCGATGAGCAGACGCCCGCGGTCACCGTCGGGCTCCGCGGCATGGTGATGGTGGAGATCGAGGTGCGGACCGCGGAGCGCGACCTGCACTCGGGCCTCTACGGCGGCAGCGTTCTGAACGCGCTGCACGTGCTGAACGCGATGGCGGCGACGGTGGCGCCCGGTCCCGACGGCCGCGTGCGCGACGAGCTTCGCGTGGGGATCGAGCCGCCGGCGCAGGCCGAGCTGGAGTCGTGGAAGCGGCTGAAGGCGGGCGACGCGGTGATCGGCGAGGTGGGCGGCCGGCCCGTCTGGAGCGAGGCCGGAGCCGAGTACTACATGCGCAACGGTGCCGACGCCTCGCTCGACATCAACGAGCTCCGTGGCGGCGAGCCACGCACCGTGGTGCCGTCCACTGCGCGCGGAGCGATCAGCCTGCGGCTCGCGCCGCGCCAGGATTCGGCCGCGATGAAGGACGAGCTCGAGCGGTTGTTGCGCTCGGCCGTGCCGGAGGGCGCGGAGGTGAGCTTCAAGTGGCATCACGCGGAGCCCGCGCTCTCCGACCCGGAGTCGGCGCCGGTGAAGCTGGCGGCGGAGGCGATCGGCCGCGCGTGCGGTGTGCCGGCCGCGTTGGTGCGTTCCGGCGGTTCGATCCCGGCGGTGGCTGAGCTGATGAACCACGGCATTCCGACCGTGGTCAGCGGCTTCACGCTGCCCGACGACGCGTTTCACGCGCCCAACGAGTCGTTCAGCCTCCGGAGCCTCGAGCTGGGCGAGCGGTCCGCACACGAGCTGTACGGCGCGCTCGCCGCTCTGCGCGCGTAAGCGCTCGTGAGCGTCTTCACCGAGGCCGAGCTTCAGTACCTCGCCGGCGGGCGCCAGCTTGGACGGCTCGCGACGGTGGGCGCTGACGGGACGCCGCACGTCGTGCCGGTCGCGTGGATCTACAACGCCGCGCGCGACACCATCGACGTCGGCGGGCACGACCTGGAGCACTCGAAGAAGTTCCGCGACGTGCGGCGGTCGGGCCGAGCGGCGATCGTGATCGACGACCTCGCCAGCGAGGACCCATGGCACCCGCGCGGCATCGAGGTGCGCGGTCGCGGCGAGGCGATCGCGCTGCCCACGCCGCTGATCCGGATACATCCGGAACGGATCGTCACGTGGGGGATCGAGCGGACGCCGGGCGCGCGGACGGTGGGGGGCTAGACCGTCGAACATCCGTCCACACACGTATGGCGCTGCGGGTCTAGGGGGAAGAACATGGTCAGGTGAAGACTCGTGCCTGACCTTCCACTCTCAGAAGACGCCGCTCTCGTGCTCGCCCTCGCGGGTACCGCCATCCGCTTCGCGGACTCGCCGCAGTCCGAGGCCGAGCACTGGCTGCGGATTCTCCGGATGCACGGCGAGGTGGGCTCGGCCATGCAGGCGCTGGGCGTGGGGGAGAAGCCGCTCGCCCCCACGGACAGCGGCCGCGCCACACAGCGCTTCCGGCGTGGCGGCGGGAACATCGTGGAGCTCACCCGGGCGCGTGCCGCCGAGGAGGCGGTCCGGCGCGGCGCTGGGCTCGTCGGAACCGTGGACGTCCTGCACGCGGTCGGTGACATCTACGGCAGCTACTTCGAGGAAGTTCTCTACTCGCGCGGCCCGACGCTCGCCGAGCTGAACGAGCGCCTCGCCAGCGCTCCGGACGAGCCCTCGGCCGTCCAGCACGGCTGACCCGCCCGGTTCAAGCCACGCCGCTACGATCCGCCGCCGTGTTCTGGTGGCACGTGGTTCGGTGGCTGCACCTGCTGGCGATGGCGTTCTTCGTCGGCGGCCAGTTGATGCTCGCCGCCGTGGTGGTGCCCACGCTGCGCGGCGGCGACAACCGCGAGGCCATCCGAAGCGTGGCGCGCCGCTTTGGCATCGGCAGCGCGGTTGCGATCGCCGTGCTGGTGATCACCGGCTCGCTCATGGCAAGCCACTATCACCGCTGGGGGGATGGGGAGTTACACGTGAAGCTCGGGCTCGTCGTGCTTGTCGGCCTGTTGATCGGCTGGCATACACGCAAGCCCGAGCTTCATGTCCTGGAAGGACTCGTGTTTCTGCTGTCGCTGGCGATCGTCTGGCTCGGGATCGCCATCGCGCACTTCTGAACGCGCTACGAGCGGCTGCTCGACCGTGAGCGGCTCGAGCGGGATGCGCTCGGGCTGCCGCCATTCGAGCTCGAGCGAGTCGAGCGCGAGCTGCGGGACCCGGAGCTGCGGGTGGATCCGCTGCTGCGCGAACCGCTGCTGCGCGAGGAACCGCTACTCCGCGACGACCCCGTGCTGCGCGAGCTGCCGGACGAACCACTGCTGCGCGACGAGCCGCTGCTGCGCGACGAGCCGGAGCTGCGGGTGGACCTGCTGCTGCGCGACGAGCCGCTGCTCCGCGACGAGCTGGAGCCGCTGCGCGACCGCGACGACGTCGAGCCCGACCTGCTGCGCGACGAGCTGGAGCCGCTGCGCGAACGCGACGACGACGAGCTCGAGCTGCTGCGCGAACGCGACGAGGACGACGAGCTACGCCGGCGCGAGCTGCTGCGGCCGGTCGGCCGCTGCGACGCCGGGATCTCAGCAGTGGCCACAGCCTTCGTGAGCTGCGGGATCTGGCGCTCGAGGAACTTCGACATCCGCTCCTCCTCGCGCCGGATGCGCTTGGCGAGCTGTGCCGTGTCCTTGTCGCCGACGGCGGTGGCGAGCGTCTCGATCGCGGTGTAGGTGGCGATCTCCTCGGCCTCGTCCTGGAACTCCGTCTTGGCGTTCTTCAGCATCTTCTCCTGCTCGCCCGTGCCGCGGGCCATGTGCAGCGGACCCTGCGCCAGCGCCGCAGCCTTGTTGGCCGCGGTCTGCAGCGTGTTCGCCGCGCCGGCAACGCCGTCGGCGCCGGCCTGGCCGCCGAGCTGCTTGATGCGCCGCTCCACGTCACGCGCGTGCGCCTTGGTCTCCTTGAGATGCTCCTGGAGCCGCTTCTTGTAGGGCGCGCGCGTGGTCATCGCGATGTGCGCCTCGAGCGCGGTCTCGAGTTGCTTCTCTTTTCCATAAGCCTCGTTGAGGTACTGCACGAGCTTCGAGTCGCGCTCGTTGAGTTCAGCCATGCTTACCTGCCTCCCGGGAGGATTCGGATTCCGGTCGAGGATTCGTAATACCCAACACACGCAGGGCGACACCCCGGGCGCGCTAACCGTTTGGAGCGAGGTCTCATGGGTAGGACTGAGATGTCCCGATCGACCGAAGGGAGCTATTGCCAATGGGCATCCTCGACAAGATCACCGGGCGCGCGAAGAAGGCGGCCGGCGACATCGCGGACG
Protein-coding sequences here:
- a CDS encoding M20/M25/M40 family metallo-hydrolase — translated: MSASLLDELIDWLRIPSISTGGGDPADIARAADWVCERVEAAGGSAEADTQLGGNPLAVGELRATSGDAPTVLIYGHYDVQSVGDESAWTTPPFEPHIRDGRIYARGAADDKGNFLPLLHVACELAREGALPVNVRVLVEGEEEAGSEAVAKWIAADDRRADCALVFDGGMADEQTPAVTVGLRGMVMVEIEVRTAERDLHSGLYGGSVLNALHVLNAMAATVAPGPDGRVRDELRVGIEPPAQAELESWKRLKAGDAVIGEVGGRPVWSEAGAEYYMRNGADASLDINELRGGEPRTVVPSTARGAISLRLAPRQDSAAMKDELERLLRSAVPEGAEVSFKWHHAEPALSDPESAPVKLAAEAIGRACGVPAALVRSGGSIPAVAELMNHGIPTVVSGFTLPDDAFHAPNESFSLRSLELGERSAHELYGALAALRA
- a CDS encoding DUF892 family protein — translated: MAELNERDSKLVQYLNEAYGKEKQLETALEAHIAMTTRAPYKKRLQEHLKETKAHARDVERRIKQLGGQAGADGVAGAANTLQTAANKAAALAQGPLHMARGTGEQEKMLKNAKTEFQDEAEEIATYTAIETLATAVGDKDTAQLAKRIRREEERMSKFLERQIPQLTKAVATAEIPASQRPTGRSSSRRRSSSSSSRSRSSSSSSSSRSRSGSSSSRSRSGSTSSRSRSGSSSSRSSGSSRSSRSTRSSGSSRSSGSSRSSGSSGSSRSTGSSRSSGSSRSSGSRSSGSTRSSGSRSSRSTRSSSNGGSPSASRSSRSRSSSRS
- a CDS encoding BNR-4 repeat-containing protein gives rise to the protein MKKSRLLLLLLLGCALVPSSAAASTLTVAGGGWSWFGDPRAIAIGSDVYVGWITSEGNVEVGRISLPTGAMSQARLHATLPSDDHSNPSLTTLPDGRLVAFYSPHSGRLQRNTHMWFRVSQKPGGVNAWSSERSVPVNSPGSLGYTYPNPVWMNGRLYLFWRGGNWQPTFSTTRDLKTWSKARTLLRGAKHQRPYAKYDVYGNSIRFAYTGAHPGSAETSLYFAQLRDWWVRRANGSRITRSTRVPFDYRRGERIYSWKADGKAWMWDIAHDQYGHPVILYATLKNENLHSYRYARWTGTHWLDRKLIDAGPHIDADPSYSAGMTIDHSNANIVYLSIMVNGRFELERWQTHDLGKSWTRTPVTTDSTRDNLRPVVPRGISGDRALLWTWGSYRYYKDYSDLVVMMRAPLNPPALQRWSQRTP
- a CDS encoding PPOX class F420-dependent oxidoreductase, with the protein product MSVFTEAELQYLAGGRQLGRLATVGADGTPHVVPVAWIYNAARDTIDVGGHDLEHSKKFRDVRRSGRAAIVIDDLASEDPWHPRGIEVRGRGEAIALPTPLIRIHPERIVTWGIERTPGARTVGG